A genome region from Leptodactylus fuscus isolate aLepFus1 chromosome 6, aLepFus1.hap2, whole genome shotgun sequence includes the following:
- the LOC142209850 gene encoding phospholipase A2 inhibitor and Ly6/PLAUR domain-containing protein-like yields MTSLIRILSLLSALTATSSALSCTECTSTNSTCSGTSMTCPSGSLCGSSFTETTTDGTRIPNLVRTCVPSNNCDFKGSISLKEAKVRIVISCCSTDNCTPTLPPLPTRSSKPNGVVCPSCLSFNSTSCETSDTIQCTGEENRCFFQTTRVTGSVSVSASSHGCATKSVCDFGGQSIDVEGTVADVTFTCASGGLSVHKVILTPAIVCLLLLKFFF; encoded by the exons ATGACTTCCCTGATAAGGATCCTGAGTCTCCTCTCGGCTCTTACAGCAACAA GTTCCGCGCTCTCGTGTACGGAGTGTACATCTACAAACTCCACATGCTCAGGCACCAGTATGACTTGTCCCTCGGGCTCTCTTTGTGGATCCTCATTCACTGAAACCACTACCG ATGGAACGAGGATCCCAAATTTGGTCAGGACATGTGTGCCTTCAAACAATTGTGACTTCAAGGGAAGCATAAGCCTAAAGGAAGCGAAAGTCCGGATAGTCATTTCTTGTTGTAGTACTGACAACTGTACTCCGACTCTTCCTCCAT TACCAACACGAAGCTCTAAGCCCAATGGAGTGGTCTGTCCATCCTGCTTATCTTTCAATTCTACCTCGTGTGAGACATCagatactatacaatgtacaggggAAGAGAATAGATGTTTTTTCCAGACAACAAGAGTAACAG GATCAGTTTCAGTCTCAGCATCCTCTCACGGGTGCGCAACAAAATCTGTCTGTGATTTCGGTGGCCAGTCCATAGATGTTGAAGGAACAGTAGCTGACGTTACGTTTACCTGCGCCAGCGGTGGCCTCAGTGTCCATAAAGTCATCCTGACTCCAGCCATTGTGTGTCTTCTGCTGCTGAAATTCTTCTTCTAA